The DNA sequence GTATGCGCGCGCCGGTTTTCCCTCGTGTGTGTGATTATCGCATCCATCTTGTTGTACGAGCGATTCCGTTGACATTAAAGCTGTTAGAGTTCCTTCGTTGTGACGTTCCTGTCTCCTCAACATTGGCGCAGCTTCTATTAACTGAATCGGCTTTGTGAGGGTAATCTATTCAACTTGTCAGAGCACAAAAATCCTATTTCTGTGGATTGTACGTGAAATACAAAAAGGAGGGAAAAAATCAATGATTGCAAGCTGTGGTGATTTTACAGGCATATATCAAAGTGTACCTTTAAAAGGCAGAGTCTTGTACCTGTCTTGATATAAAGTAACTTTTACTGTAGTAAACTCAAAAAAACTTTACCTTAGCTTTTTGTTCTGTTACAGAAGTGGAAGGCCCTAAGATGAAAATACATCCACTTTAGCTTATACATGTCATGAATATAGGATGTAGTAGAGTATCAGTTTGTCTATTCACGTAAGTAAACTACCTCTAGAGGAATGACTTTCAACTTCGCCATTCACTGTTCTGCTAGCTGAGCTTTTCTTATCATTATTTGCTACTCCATTCACACCGTGAGGAACTCTGTGGACACCACCGTCTGATTGACGCTTAGCAGCTGAACAACAAATATGGCTCCACCTGCAATAAAGACAAAcaacaaaaccttttttaatgACAGCTTACACACATCTCTGTACACTGCTTAGTCATGTCTACCGTTAGGAATTTAAGCCAACAAAGGTCGTTTGTGTTTAAATCAAACTCATGATATGTATAGATAACAAACCTGTTGTCCTCAGTATTATGCTGCTGTTGTATGTCATAGTCAACTGTGAATAATGTATTGGAATCCTAGAAATAACACACACTTAATGAATAACCACCCATCATTGCAACTTCTCTACACTATAGATGTGCTTTTTGAACCTTTCAGGTGTTACTTTAGGTGTTAAAGTGTTCTGTAACCTGGTAGTTACTTTTTGTTGcctcaaacaaaaaaatggtctgtagccccggggggggggggggtactttaggaatttctgtgtggggatgtgccgctggtaccctggaacccttgacctataccagggctagttcagctgaattttgctaccctatactagagtaaactccccaaattccccctatcctagattagctgttttccagaaactactgaggtcactagcacagtctagtcAAAACAAAGCCTTATACCACAGTCCCTAGTCTAGatatcttcaaccaactgatcagtttcttgaaaaatgataccctattctagatccaaatgctctgatttatataccctatcctagagtaaactgcatgaaaaccatacccttcacagtggcacatacctatttagcccatatatggcagtacccccctcccctccccaggTCTGTAGCTTTCCAGACATGGTTTGTGACTGGAGAACGAAACAATAGATAATTCAACACAAACAATACCCAAGGGCAACTAAAAGTCTGGTACTTCCTCCTCACTCCTGAAAATGGCTGGGCCATCAACTATTTTCAATCATATACCTCCCCCCCAACCTCTACTTCCACTACCACCACCCCTTCATGCATTCCTCATCCCACCCCCCCCAAAGAAACATCTTTGACAGCAGTAAGATTACCCATATTGTATAAGCTTCCCATTATTCTTCGTAGAAGTAAAGACACAGAATACATCTTACTTTTAATCTACATTTTTGCACACTGTAAATGTGTAATGAAGTCACAGGAGAGAATGTCTTTTTAGTCTctgaaataagaaaatatataaCAGTTTACCTCGAGTATGCCTTATAAATACATGCATTTTGATAATGGAAATAACTGAGCACGGAGACTGATGGTTTGCTTATAATATACCTTCAAGATCTTTATCTTGGGTTATGACATAGCGTTGAACCTACGGTATAACAAAATGTAGTTAACCACAACGTGATCAAGTATAGTTAGAAGCTTTCATGTTGAAGCCTCATTCTGATCTAACTGTGCTCTAATACAATGAAGCGGGTTGTAAGTGTTCAGCTAAAAATATCATagtattattttctttccttcttatttttgacttttttttatcataccATCACTACCGAGTATAACAAGGAATACAGCTTACTGTATCTCCATccagtaaacatcttccaccAACAATGTATGTAATGGTGAGTTGAGAAGAAGATTTTTGTGACTTTTGCTTCTGTATGAAGGCATAAAGCATTCTGAGGACACAAGGAAAAGACTAAGTTAGTTATATCCAAGATGGAAAGTATTTTGACAGGTAAATGTTGTGAGTCAATGTTTATTTTAAGGGCTATTTGGGAATCTGCTTTAAATGCATCCTTCCCACATAACAATACTATTAATACAATACATATCATAgctgtaaaatgaaaatttgtctTTCACAGCTGTGGTATAAATCCTGAAATCAAACATTTTATATCAACCCTCACTTAATAAGCAATCTGCTACTGCTTTAGAGCCTGGTCACATGGTGATTTGTTAACCCTTTGGCTCCTGCGCGTGCTTTTAGGTGCGTTTCCAAATAAGATGCACATTTTGTCCCAAAAAGACTCCAAAAGGCTCCATATTTTGTCAAATGACACTTTACGTTGCTTATATGAAGTTGTTTATTGTATGATTCAATTTGGCAATATTTCCTCACCGTGCTAAtgataaactttaaaaatgacGTCAGACATGAATGGGGTTGATTGAACTATATTTGAAGCACCAGATTTTAGGGATGATCTTCAGGTTAAGTGAAGATTAGTCCGATTACATAGACAAAGATACTGGCAACAATTCAGAGCCACACACAGTGTGGTGGTCAagaaaatatggaagaaagagAGTAAGCGGGTGCTTTGGTGGCCACAAGATGTACAGTCTCAACTGTAAGAGACAGCTTAAAGCAAACAGCTTTCCCAAAAAATATTAACTtcataaatatatatattttttgaaagcCTGATATGTCTACTTTCTAAATATGTATGATTATAGGTTTTTTTTACCTCAAAGGGAACTTTTGAGATGTTATTTAGTGTATGTATGTCAAAAATGAAGCAATATTACAGAAAAACTCAGGAGTCAAAGAGTTAATGGACAGTAATTCAGATTTGAAAACCCATGCTAACATAAGACTTTCTTCTGCTGCACTGCATATCAGTTTTGCTCCCTAATCAGAGCTGctattgaatttttaaaaaatcatatatACCCTAAAGGGGGTTATAAATATCATCTCCATGTTACATATGTAAGTACTGggcaagccccccccccccccccccccccccactaccCCTTCAAACCCACCCCTAAAACCCACTGAAACAAAAGTCAGTGATTggcactttcttttttctctttttttcctttttccttttttttttggaaaaattataacgattattaactttttttttccctcatgTACTGTGTACTTTGAGCGTAGAGGGCGGGTGAGACTTGTAGACTGGCAGGTAAACGTGgtaaacattgttgtgaaaTGCATTAACAGATTCCCTGTCATTAATTACACTTTTAGAAGACTTTAGAAGTTTAGGGATAGGGAACCTGTTTAAGCAtttcacaacaatgtttacCTCGTTTACCTCCCTCTACGCCCGTGGTAAATTGTCGCCCCCTTTTGAGATAGCTTACTGTTTTGCCTTGTTTGCTGGCACAGACAAAGTACGACTTAGCCATTTATAGGtgacctaaagaaaaaaaaccggaGAAAATATTACTCAACATAAATATAAATCTTACTAATACTCAGATTAAATATTActgataaattcaagtcaattCACTCACAATTTTTTCTTCATCATTCACAAACTCATCGAGATTTGCCAAGTAAAGCTCTTCTTCGTCCGCCATGttgatttcccgccaaattttgGCGCATTCACTCACAAGCATCACCGCTGCCGTTTTGTGCTGACTCATTTCGGAGCTCATTTCTAGTCCTTTTCGATCTTCAAAAATGGCGGCCATCTCTCCTTCGTTATTCCACAAAATAGCCAGTGTTTCTGGAGCACTTGCCATTGCATTAGGAGCCTATGGAGCTCATGGTATTTTTTTGGCTTAAATTATGCCCATGTCCTTGTTTTTAACCACTTTCAGTGGTGAGACTGAACACACGAGCGACAAGAAAATTTCTTGTATGGTGCTGTCAACTGTCAATCACAAattgctgaacaccatttacagacaaACCATCATATTGACTTGGACTCTATTCAACAGAATACTACCAACTACTTACTTTAGagagctggtttactaacttagaaaaAAACGCCGCTGAATCGTAGTCAACCGTTACCGTACCAGCTTCTAACAAAAGACTTGTTGATGAACTGAAGGAAACTGGTTATATTAAAAGTGCCTGGAAAAACTGACAGTTTTACTAACAATACCACCGTTATAATTTTGACAAAAGATGGATCAAAAGGCGCTTCATTTCTCTGGTCTtcatatttattattaatattattaatatttaattgttaattattattattagtatttatTGCAATTTAATTGTTATTAATAACTATTATTGTACCATACATAACCAACTTTGAGGCAACAAGAAGTTACATAGTTTTTCGTAGGtctcatggttttttttttattgcagcaTCATCAATGAATCAAGAATCTGCAAAGAAATTTAAGGAGGTAGAGAATTAATAGCTTCTAAGAAAACCTGTTACCCATCAGCAAATCAATAGATGAGGTTAGAATGGATTGACAGTTGTGGTAGATTTTTCCCactttagagcggttttcacttgactgtcgaaagtaattggttttggttttggttttggttttactacgccctttggttggctagtgtatttactttggttttggttttacgacagtcaagtgaaaaccactCTAACGGCTCCCCTGATCATGTTTGGTCTTCATTTTGATATCACGTTACCAAAAATGTGTGAATCTACTTGTTGAAAATGTGGTCACTGCTATACCCTGGTTGAAAAACTCTCTACTGGACAAGCAATGACTTGATTAGTTTTGACTTGGGTACTTAAGTGTGGTTCACACCATTAACCATTTTAAAATTCCTATTGGTGGATATCGACAAATTTCTCCTTAAAATCTCACTGCTTTATCAGACATGTAGGtatcaagagaaaaagaaattataactCGCTGTGAAACAcacaaaaccatgaacaccagaaatattcaTGGAATGTTATCGTTTTGCAAAGAGAAAGCCAATAAGGTGTGAGAAACttaaaccgcaaacagcaacagtagttagtttgtggttttttgGTTTGTTCACATGTCCTGAACTTCattgtgattggtcactacacaatcaacattcctaaAATTTTTCAGGTATTcatggttttctgagtttgacagtaagaTATAATCAGggctaaaaaaaacttgaattccaacTTCTCCCTTGGgtaagcagctctcacattttgctgCCTGGAGCCACTTCTTGCTTGttttagttaatgattttgttagaggatgtCTTGCCTGGACTCTTGCCCATTGGCCAAGTAGGCTGTAAAAGTttcttgcccagcaagaaaatctacttgtcctgaACTACCAGACGGCACTTTTTAGGAGCCCTGTATACTGATATGATTTTTAAGCAATTTCTCCCTACCTTTACCATGAGAGAATATGCAGATGGAAATTGTACTTAATTCTATTAAGACCATGAAGTATAGAGTCAGTTTTTGGAacgttttaaatgttttatatcTGTTTTTTGTTATCAGTCATTCATGACAGGAAACCTCTACCATCACCTCCATAACCTTGCGTTATTGGCCGTCCCTTTTGCCAAAAGACCAATTCTGGTAAGAAGAAactcatttattattttacaaaaaataaaattcatatcatttaaaacttttcatacatttactcAGACTCTTTTTATCTCTTATGTTCTGTAATAGTATGGCAGTCTAATGTGCGCagggattcttttgttctcggGAAGGTAGGGAATATGTATATTGGTATATTGTTGAAATTAGACTCAATAA is a window from the Porites lutea chromosome 10, jaPorLute2.1, whole genome shotgun sequence genome containing:
- the LOC140950895 gene encoding transmembrane protein 256 homolog codes for the protein MAAISPSLFHKIASVSGALAIALGAYGAHASSMNQESAKKFKESFMTGNLYHHLHNLALLAVPFAKRPILYGSLMCAGILLFSGSCYIVGITRDKSFGKLAPVGGYLLMAGWLTFAF